The window CAACATCATTAAATGGCAATGTAATAAATTCGCTCACAAGTGGACCAAAGCCATTGCGCACTTTATCCTGTCCAGTTGCACTCATTGCCCCAAATGTACGGCCATGAAAACTTTGTTCGAATACAATTATTTTATGCTTTCCTGTATGCTTACGAACAAGCTTAATCGCTGCTTCATTCGCCTCTGCACCACTATTACAGAAAAATGCATACGACAAATGTAAATCCATCAAAAGGCTAGCTGCTAATTTTTCCTGCCCTGGACTTTCGAACAGATTACTAATATGCCAAAGTTTTTCACTTTGCTTTTGAAGCGTCTCAACAATTCCTGGATGTGCATGCCCTAAACTACATACAGCAATCCCGCTTGTAAAATCTAAAAAACGTTTTCCATTTACATCAAAAACTTCTGTTCCCTTGCCCTCAACTATCACGATTGGTCTTCTTGCATAATTTTGAAATAATGCACTCATTGGACTAGCTCCTCACTTAAAATAGTTGTACCTGTTAATGTTTCATTCACAATTTGTACCGATGGAATTCCCGCTGATAAGCAATTAATCGCCCCTTGTACTTTCGGGATCATCCCACCATTAATATGACCTTCCTCAATCCATTGCTTGATGAGTGTTGGCGTAACTTCCCTTTGATACTCGTCATTAATACGGATTCCTGCAACATCGGTTACGAGTAATAAGCGATCTGCGCCTACAGCAAGTGCAATCTCACTTGCAACCGTATCACCATTAATATTCAATGCTTGCCCTTCTCTCGTCGTACCAATACAAGCAATAACCGGGACAATGCCTGCTGCTGATAATGCATTCAATATTCGTGTATGAACGTATTTAACTTCACCTACATAACCATATGTGGCTTCATCAAGAAAATGACTCTCTAGTAAATTTCCATCAAAACCATTTAATCCAACTGCAGCAATTCCTGCCGCTGTTAGCTCATGCACAAGTGCCGGATTTACTTTTCCAATTAACGTCGATTGGACAATGCCAATCATGTCCTCATTCGTTACACGTAAACCATTAACTGTATACGATTCAATCCCCGCTGCCGCAAGCTCACGATTAATCGCAGGTCCTCCACCATGTGTAATAATTAATTGAATTCCCTGATGCTGTAATGCTTTAAAATTACGAAAGAAGGCCTCGTTTAGACCTTCTAAAGTACTACCACCAAGCTTGATGACCATTTTACGAACGGTATGATGCGTTGAT is drawn from Solibacillus sp. R5-41 and contains these coding sequences:
- the argB gene encoding acetylglutamate kinase, with the translated sequence MTTFKSTHHTVRKMVIKLGGSTLEGLNEAFFRNFKALQHQGIQLIITHGGGPAINRELAAAGIESYTVNGLRVTNEDMIGIVQSTLIGKVNPALVHELTAAGIAAVGLNGFDGNLLESHFLDEATYGYVGEVKYVHTRILNALSAAGIVPVIACIGTTREGQALNINGDTVASEIALAVGADRLLLVTDVAGIRINDEYQREVTPTLIKQWIEEGHINGGMIPKVQGAINCLSAGIPSVQIVNETLTGTTILSEELVQ